One stretch of Brettanomyces nanus chromosome 4, complete sequence DNA includes these proteins:
- a CDS encoding uncharacterized protein (BUSCO:EOG09343W8V~EggNog:ENOG41) — translation MLTEVSPLLFVALFIPFAMTLGRNAKMLNHTMRNLVSSLIEYESVTTTMAKAKIAQGIIEDLIVKTKKSTLAKNELKSKLYGELYNQEKTVPKLMNEISERYKERNGGFTRILKLEPRIGDNAPQALLELVDNGIREMRFWYIAKTVARLELQGQPLDNLTQKNVKDLLLYRKNGEEEFRKTVEICKNEFFQDDEDLKNLPRMKNDTNGFHRAFHNYEVVPRE, via the exons ATGTT AACTGAAGtatctcctcttcttttcgtaGCACTTTTCATACCATTCGCCATGACTTTGGGTAGAAATGCTAAAATGCTTAATCATACAATGCGCAACCTAGTGTCATCATTGATTGAGTATGAATCTGTGACGACAACTATGGCCAAAGCCAAGATAGCACAAGGAATTATTGAAGACCTGATAGTGAAAACGAAGAAATCGACGTTGGCGAAAAACGAACTAAAATCCAAGCTTTACGGAGAGTTGTACAATCAAGAGAAAACGGTGCCCAAATTGATGAATGAAATTAGCGAACGATATAAAGAGAGAAACGGAGGTTTCACCAGAATTTTGAAGTTGGAACCCCGTATTGGTGATAATGCTCCTCAAGCACTGTTGGAATTGGTCGATAACGGAATTAGAGAGATGAGATTTTGGTATATTGCAAAGACTGTTGCTAGATTGGAACTTCAAGGTCAGCCCCTGGACAACTTGACCCAAAAGAACGTCAAAGACCTACTGCTATAtagaaagaatggagaagaagagtttaGAAAGACGGTAGAAATTTGCAAGAACGAATTCTTCcaggatgatgaagatctcAAGAATTTACCaagaatgaagaatgatACCAATGGATTCCACAGAGCATTCCATAACTACGAGGTAGTGCCAAGAGAGTAG
- a CDS encoding uncharacterized protein (BUSCO:EOG09344D4O~EggNog:ENOG41), which yields MSPNPPLFALEDQLALYKEYHLNPINIKIHLVCIPQILFSAFVIASYVSFSDSSKYCNLGWTAIGVYELYYLILDLEAGLIAAPFMFGIGIFSNYLHEAYPAETAFIIKFALFIHFFSWAAQFYGHFHFEGNAPAVFDNFVQPLILAPYFVIFEWMFIFGHRLDLKKAIFRKAKVLLDERTKQGAKKN from the coding sequence ATGTCACCGAATCCTCCTTTGTTTGCCCTAGAGGACCAATTGGCCCTCTACAAAGAGTATCATTTGAATCCTATTAATATCAAGATCCACCTGGTTTGCATCCCTCAGATTCTGTTCAGCGCATTTGTTATAGCTTCTTATGTCTCTTTTTCCGATTCCAGTAAATATTGCAATTTAGGTTGGACTGCCATTGGAGTTTATGAGTTGTATTACCTAATTTTGGACTTGGAAGCTGGCCTTATTGCTGCTCCATTCATGTTCGGTATTGGAATTTTCAGCAACTACCTTCATGAAGCTTATCCTGCTGAAACTGCCTTCATTATCAAGTTTGCTCTAttcatccacttcttttcctgGGCTGCTCAATTTTATGGCCACTTTCATTTCGAGGGTAACGCTCCTGCAGTGTTTGATAATTTCGTTCAGCCTTTGATTCTAGCTCCTTACTTTGTCATTTTTGAATGGATGTTCATATTTGGTCACCGTCtagatttgaagaaggctaTATTCAGAAAGGCCaaggttcttcttgatgagCGTACTAAACAGGGAGCCAAAAAGAACTAG
- a CDS encoding uncharacterized protein (EggNog:ENOG41), translated as MTDKETSTNNNKNGNSAEPASLQDQINQLKAQLSKQRKVLTQTAEQLLSLQLQQSRQQLSAIPNPDPKSVLAAQSSRGSTTTTTTTADTTDFATNEDLVQLVGELQGQLTILEKRSINRVTNSQLTEDLDAVLPMPNADGAPATDALHYPATLKDFKELSADALLDLCSFYELLPETAEEEAIMRAFMTGKIESPNVPLGQFKPKAEDYSKETISQLYEELRKFIGLAYKHN; from the coding sequence ATGACTGATAAAGAAACATCCACaaacaacaacaagaatGGGAATAGCGCTGAACCTGCTTCACTTCAGGATCAGATCAATCAGTTGAAGGCTCAGCTAAGCAAGCAAAGGAAAGTCCTTACACAAACAGCGGAACAGCTATTGAGCTtacaacttcaacaatctAGACAACAACTTTCTGCAATTCCAAATCCAGATCCTAAGTCAGTGTTGGCTGCCCAGAGTAGTCGTGGAAGCAcaaccaccaccaccaccaccgcAGATACGACCGATTTTGCAACCAACGAGGATTTGGTTCAATTAGTAGGCGAATTGCAAGGCCAATTGAcaattttggaaaagagaTCTATCAATAGAGTGACAAACTCGCAGTTAACtgaagatttggatgcTGTATTACCGATGCCGAACGCAGATGGTGCCCCAGCTACGGATGCACTTCATTATCCGGCCACTTTGAAAGACTTCAAAGAGCTATCCGCAGATGCTCTATTGGATCTTTGCTCCTTCTATGAGTTGTTGCCAGAGACTGCTGAAGAGGAGGCCATAATGAGAGCTTTCATGACTGGAAAGATCGAGTCTCCTAACGTTCCTCTCGGACAGTTCAAACCAAAGGCAGAGGACTATTCTAAGGAGACCATCAGTCAACTGTACGAGGAGCTACGTAAGTTTATTGGATTGGCATACAAACATAATTGA
- a CDS encoding uncharacterized protein (BUSCO:EOG09343C2W) produces the protein MFKTLKTKSELIKLTKQIIPPLLPTLYKGQCGKIAIIGGCEDYTGAPFFSAHAAATLGCDLTHVVCELSAATVIKSYSPDLMVHPYLRDSASLRKFKAETKAEPSTAATEADFEIEYITKQVMPKINSILDRIQVVVVGPGFGRDRIMLLTLQYILEEIKARNLPVILDADALFLVSEKPEVISGYSNAILTPNIMEYKRICHTMHIKNRDNTKEVQELSKALKVTIFQKGRNDVIINGDNLIISDERGSNKRVGGQGDSLTGMISTFLAWGMSAYKNKIWPESKTSQPQLDDEGIMMLACFGGSILTKTSARKAFAKYGRSMQTTDLHKYISEAAKEVFNV, from the coding sequence ATGTTCAAAACACTAAAGACGAAATCAGAGTTGATTAAACTTACCAAGCAGATCATTCCTCCACTACTCCCCACGCTCTACAAAGGACAATGCGGTAAGATAGCTATCATTGGAGGATGTGAAGATTACACAGGCGCACCATTTTTCTCTGCACATGCAGCAGCAACTCTTGGATGCGACTTGACGCATGTTGTGTGTGAACTATCGGCTGCTACGGTCATTAAAAGCTATTCTCCTGATTTGATGGTGCATCCATACTTGAGAGATAGTGCGTCATTAAGAAAATTCAAGGCGGAAACTAAGGCTGAACCAAGTACAGCAGCTACAGAGGCTGACTTCGAGATCGAATACATCACAAAGCAAGTAATGCCTAAAATCAATTCGATATTGGATAGAATTcaggtggtggtggtgggTCCaggatttggaagagatagGATCATGCTTCTCACACTTCAGTACAtccttgaagaaatcaaggCACGCAACTTACCGGTAATTCTAGATGCAGATGCCTTATTTTTGGTGTCGGAAAAGCCTGAGGTCATTTCCGGCTATTCCAATGCCATTCTCACTCCGAATATCATGGAGTATAAGAGAATTTGTCACACTATGCATATTAAAAACCGGGATAATACGAAGGAGGTGCAAGAATTGAGTAAAGCCTTAAAGGTGACGATCTTCCAGAAGGGACGTAACGATGTGATTATAAATGGCGATaacctcatcatcagtGACGAGCGCGGATCCAATAAGAGAGTCGGTGGACAAGGCGATTCGCTTACTGGCATGATTTCCACATTTTTGGCATGGGGTATGTCTGCCTACAAGAATAAGATCTGGCCCGAGTCGAAAACATCGCAACCGCAgcttgatgatgaaggaattaTGATGCTCGCATGTTTTGGAGGTTCTATTTTAACTAAGACTAGTGCCAGAAAGGCATTTGCCAAATATGGAAGGTCTATGCAGACTACTGATCTTCATAAGTATATTTCAGAGGCGGCCAAGGAAGTTTTTAACGTTtaa
- a CDS encoding uncharacterized protein (EggNog:ENOG41) → MVKKVSRRSRAARRGEVDPDAPQDPSVEALDTVPRLEKTDVIGSMIRASVKKNSRLLGDKLNKGAKAASENEHIEIINAGIHKKDHGKQSKSVRTRRKKGVLRDGRLEARIASSVDRRRHRRLVRKSDWDSVNNSAKETLAPKSIASKDDHTEMSDDEVDVGEVGSGWKELIGETEESSKKEHSKSNDDHMKNAFALLDEVEA, encoded by the coding sequence ATGGTTAAAAAGGTTTCCAGAAGGTCGAGAGCCGCTAGACGAGGAGAGGTTGATCCTGATGCTCCACAGGATCCTTCGGTAGAAGCTTTGGATACGGTTCCCAGATTAGAAAAGACCGATGTGATAGGATCTATGATAAGAGCATCTGTTAAAAAGAACAGTCGATTATTGGGTGACAAACTCAATAAAGGAGCCAAAGCTGCTTCTGAAAATGAACATATAGAAATAATAAATGCAGGCATTCATAAGAAGGATCATGGAAAGCAGTCAAAATCTGTCAGAactagaagaaagaagggCGTTTTGAGAGATGGCAGATTAGAAGCAAGAATAGCATCCAGCGTGGATAGGCGCAGACACAGAAGATTGGTTAGAAAATCTGACTGGGACTCGGTTAATAATTCAGCAAAAGAAACGCTTGCACCAAAATCTATAGCTTCGAAAGATGATCACACGGAAATGTCAGACGATGAGGTTGACGTCGGTGAGGTGGGAAGTGgttggaaagaattgaTAGGAGAGACCGAAgagtcttcaaagaaagagcattCTAAATCTAACGATGACCACATGAAAAATGCTTTTGCGCTGTTGGACGAAGTGGAAGCATGA
- a CDS encoding uncharacterized protein (EggNog:ENOG41), translating to MSETSAKKLTQDQLKELRKHLARFKKDASYKRPRNTPMAKDFGEISDYLDGYDTANDKISFLYKKLPTNEQKEHSLLICKRIAVVNRLMDYLWRIHQKSVQVTRSSFISIPVYDMKTVEQLVNVMVIEGVYSCLPDGVGIPLEKRRMKNFTVPLEIHAVPFTKGIPILDSIVSTLIKIFSEKSDLRDLIQVGSGFTDALTSAIVLTINPSNSKKDKEKYSGYVKILEDASSTYQLFSLYTLLIAASGPSSRRNALSALFRSFVLERLSKLLVERSNSGVQAMIDVVMGLRNDDNIDISRISQVVKVIVSCKPKHMDDAEYFNNICGQLYDLLVFVNRPVMTTIAAAVIKSLFDKNPKIVTDFLFKRVWQAFNPELASHSPDAIVLTSEVQLNNAFNVAISFSRQLISQDFSNTMFKPLIVPLWGYLIYQKKQKKDFILVEETLVSVLSLEQRQDGFEMLSILVDNLYSLQGSNWQFAEGDNGLTIIKEVLSDDKAAQFENHFLSILDDVDLSLELFSDLLRSLYAHDPEKLDFVFTRALKKWMVTSDDTHQLLEGDDDPVEMLMNLKLVQMIVENFKDELAASPDGLLEFVMLLLSKKSTGSSSTIPLGAPDSDDEDEIDNSRQDNEAVNTALDILSTVLSVITASNSFTKNTLKLLKQLDEALSLSDEYASYGPLKDQVKILVAKSSSLETKDNIKKKEEDRLLEKAMKSINDPVPAVRIYGMQLVRQLVHPSVNKVSINFAMKMHLNQLKDEEPFVYFNAIKGMETLLSMNVKQVLPECVKIYAGIAKNPVSLDERLRIGEVFVRYFEKTSSSITEETISTLLVPLMALVSKKEGNKPVDNRLRMSAMSIIGSICHNVPIPELLSPFLSDVVDLITGILTFEKGIEESVMRRSAIVVISDIITSKNGLSLLGPYGARLEESLKYITENDNDVLVRNQAKEVLYIIDESFERKFEKDFSLHS from the coding sequence ATGAGTGAAACATCTGCTAAAAAACTAACACAAGATCAGTTAAAGGAGTTAAGAAAGCACTTGGCCCGGTTCAAAAAAGATGCTAGCTATAAACGGCCTCGTAACACACCGATGGCCAAGGACTTCGGTGAGATCTCCGATTATCTTGATGGATACGACACTGCAAACGATAAAATCAGCTTTTTATACAAGAAGCTACCTACAAACGAACAGAAGGAGCATTCTTTGTTGATTTGCAAGAGGATTGCTGTGGTAAATCGGCTCATGGATTACTTATGGAGAATCCATCAAAAGTCCGTGCAAGTTACTAGATCCAGCTTTATTTCCATCCCTGTATACGACATGAAGACGGTTGAACAACTAGTTAACGTTATGGTTATTGAGGGTGTGTATAGTTGCTTACCAGATGGTGTTGGAATTCCCttggaaaaaagaagaatgaagaatttCACAGTCCCTCTAGAAATCCATGCTGTGCCTTTCACCAAAGGCATTCCAATCCTCGACTCAATCGTCTCCACGCTGATCAAAATTTTCTCAGAGAAAAGTGATTTAAGGGACTTGATTCAGGTTGGTTCTGGATTTACCGATGCACTAACTTCGGCCATTGTTTTGACCATTAACCCATCGAACTCTAAGaaggataaagagaaatacAGCGGATACGTCAAAATCCTTGAAGATGCCTCGTCCACATATCAATTGTTCTCGTTATACACACTTTTAATAGCAGCATCTGGTCCCAGCAGTCGACGGAATGCGCTATCAGCTTTGTTTAGAAGCTTTGTGCTCGAAAGATTATCAAAATTACTGGTGGAAAGATCCAATAGTGGTGTACAGGCTATGATAGACGTTGTCATGGGACTTCGTAATGATGACAATATTGATATCTCAAGAATCTCTCAAGTTGTTAAAGTTATTGTCAGTTGCAAGCCTAAACATATGGATGACGCAGAATATTTCAATAATATATGCGGACAACTCTATGATTTGCTCGTTTTCGTGAATAGGCCAGTGATGACTACAATAGCAGCTGCAGTTATAAAATCCCTATTTGACAAGAACCCCAAAATAGTTACAGATTTTTTGTTTAAACGTGTCTGGCAGGCATTCAATCCTGAATTGGCCAGCCATTCTCCTGATGCAATAGTACTTACATCTGAAGTCCAGTTAAACAACGCTTTCAATGTTGCCATTTCATTTTCAAGACAATTGATATCTCAGGATTTCTCCAATACCATGTTTAAGCCACTTATCGTCCCACTTTGGGGATATCTTATatatcagaagaagcagaagaaggacttCATTCTTGTGGAAGAAACGCTGGTTTCTGTACTTTCCTTGGAACAGAGACAGGATGGGTTTGAGATGCTTTCCATTCTAGTCGACAATCTTTACTCTCTGCAAGGCTCTAATTGGCAGTTTGCAGAAGGTGATAATGGATTAACAATAATTAAAGAGGTTTTGAGTGACGATAAAGCTGCCCAGTTTGAAAATCATTTCTTATCCattcttgatgatgttgattTGAGCTTGGAACTATTCAGCGATCTTCTACGGTCACTTTATGCCCACGATCCGGAGAAATTAGATTTTGTGTTCACCAGGGCCCTAAAAAAATGGATGGTTACCAGTGATGATACTCACCAGCTTTTAGAAGGCGATGATGATCCAGTCGAAATGTTGATGAATCTTAAATTGGTGCAGATGATTGTTGAAAATTTCAAGGATGAGTTGGCCGCATCCCCTGATGGATTACTTGAATTTGTCATGTTATtactttcaaagaagagtaccggttcttcttcgacgATTCCTTTAGGTGCTCCGGActcagatgatgaagatgaaatagATAACTCTCGTCAGGATAATGAAGCTGTTAACACCGCTTTAGATATATTATCAACTGTTCTCAGTGTGATAACGGCGTCTAACAGTTTTACGAAGAATACACTTAAATTATTGAAGCAACTTGATGAGGCTCTTTCCCTGTCTGACGAATATGCATCCTATGGACCTTTAAAGGATCAGGTTAAAATTTTGGTCGCCAAATCAAGCTCATTAGAGACCAAAGATAAtattaagaagaaagaagaggacaGATTACTAGAAAAAGCTATGAAGAGTATTAATGATCCTGTTCCCGCGGTTCGCATTTATGGCATGCAATTAGTTCGACAATTAGTGCATCCGAGTGTGAATAAGGTGAGTATCAACTTTGCTATGAAAATGCACCTTAACCAGCTTAAGGACGAGGAGCCCTTTGTTTACTTCAATGCGATTAAAGGCATGGAAACATTACTTTCCATGAACGTGAAACAGGTTCTTCCTGAATGTGTGAAGATTTATGCTGGAATTGCCAAGAATCCAGTAAGTTTGGACGAAAGATTAAGGATTGGTGAAGTGTTTGTGAGATATTTTGAGAAAACTAGTTCTTCAATCACTGAAGAGACGATTTCGACTTTGCTGGTTCCATTGATGGCTCTAGTGAgtaaaaaagaaggaaataaGCCTGTCGATAATAGATTGCGCATGTCTGCTATGTCCATAATTGGAAGCATTTGTCATAACGTGCCAATACCCGAACTTTTGAGTCCATTTTTGTCAGATGTTGTGGATCTGATCACTGGTATTCTAACATTTGAAAAAGGTATAGAGGAATCCGTTATGAGAAGATCAGCTATAGTTGTCATTAGCGACATAATAACTTCCAAAAATGGTTTAAGTTTGTTGGGACCATATGGTGCTAGACTGGAAGAATCATTGAAATACATCACTGAGAATGATAACGATGTGTTGGTGAGAAACCAGGCCAAGGAGGTTCTATATATCATCGATGAGTCCTTCGAGAGGaagtttgaaaaggatTTTTCTCTACATAGTTAG
- a CDS encoding uncharacterized protein (BUSCO:EOG09343V4N), with product MSTEELGFDPTLKKKKKKKVVSKENGTASPGSGTISSKESLDDLFAGAKKKKKTKYSKETNGNDAVDDLTEGFEGLKLKKKRKKKIVSKADESADFEKELAAAGVQEEDSGEIYDEKQKETFIPYISLLDRFYEVLREKNPEMAGGQHQKLRIPPPEVARDGNKKTVFVNVQVIAHVLQRNPEHLIQYLFAELGTSGSIDGEKRLIIKGRFQAKNLESVLRRYIQEYVICQTCKSMNTELKRESTNRLHFIVCKACGSTKSVSSIKTGYQAQIGANRRKRG from the coding sequence ATGTCTACTGAAGAATTAGGATTTGATCCTACTcttaaaaagaagaagaagaagaaagtggtGTCTAAGGAGAACGGCACAGCAAGTCCAGGTTCTGGTACTATTTCATCGAAAGAGAGTCTGGATGATCTTTTCGCAGGCgctaagaagaagaagaaaaccAAATACAGTAAAGAGACCAATGGAAATGATGCAGTTGATGATCTTACAGAgggatttgaaggattgaaacttaagaagaagagaaagaagaagatagtGTCCAAGGCTGACGAGAGTGCTGACTTTGAGAAGGAGTTGGCAGCTGCTGGTGTTCAAGAGGAAGATAGCGGCGAGATATATGACgaaaagcagaaagagacatTTATTCCATATATTTCCCTATTAGACCGATTCTACGAGGTGTTGAGGGAGAAAAATCCTGAAATGGCTGGTGGTCAGCACCAGAAATTAAGAATTCCGCCACCAGAAGTAGCCAGAGATGGAAACAAGAAGACGGTATTTGTGAATGTGCAGGTGATTGCCCACGTTTTGCAAAGAAACCCAGAACATCTTATTCAATACTTATTTGCCGAATTGGGTACGTCGGGTTCTATTGAcggagagaagagattgatcaTTAAAGGTCGTTTCCAGGCCAAGAACCTCGAGAGTGTTTTGAGAAGGTACATTCAGGAATACGTCATTTGCCAGACTTGTAAATCGATGAATACTGAGCTCAAGAGAGAAAGTACTAACAGATTGCATTTTATTGTGTGTAAAGCATGTGGTTCGACTAAGTCTGTCTCTTCCATCAAGACAGGTTACCAGGCCCAGATCGGTGccaatagaagaaagagaggtTGA
- a CDS encoding uncharacterized protein (EggNog:ENOG41) yields MPMLTHISNGTDDDPSRCYICLCNKGERAPYCSRRESDDFIRPCKCSLVAHRKCFLSWVSSLAIPKVIGRDDSENNRFGIPMPFTSTPNPSASAYHCSIFRLFTGTLSPAYDKMCVFVDCPQCRRQICLATKNSLILNFRRFCEQIVDNVGSAALVSGVITTACVSLMASALFSLGVAGQDILEVMAKPSVQLGLYGTKHFPSISISDALDKSLISPQRFVSVTCFVPLYTMYMNSALPFGIQTDMMLIMLSYSLFNDPDGLVDTIPCRILRRLAFMKVGFKALYNITLNRAYYRWHKTIQPCFFADKMSAADLQRIEAEIEQDTERENQEEAAEIKDATYPFALRMFRKTGRFLSSMAHDWWREMILCYTVDFSRMFGSSSLYRRVLSTFLLPRVGVFVSTNLLVLVPGINGFLSKFSDTPDESLFLRNILGCVTVAFGRELLSFSLNYFRYRQFQSIDVDADPSDYWKYMADVYQDGNSTASTADDNAANV; encoded by the coding sequence ATGCCGATGTTAACTCATATATCAAATGGaactgatgatgatcctTCCAGATGCTATATATGCCTTTGCAATAAGGGAGAGAGAGCTCCCTACTGTTCTCGCCGAGAGTCTGACGACTTCATTAGACCCTGCAAGTGCTCATTAGTGGCGCACAGGAAGTGTTTTCTCTCCTGGGTTTCTAGCTTGGCAATTCCCAAAGTGATTGGCAGAGATGACAGTGAGAATAATCGGTTTGGTATTCCTATGCCCTTCACTAGTACCCCCAATCCAAGTGCCTCTGCATATCACTGCTCTATCTTCAGGCTCTTCACTGGCACATTGTCTCCTGCATACGATAAGATGTGCGTATTTGTGGATTGCCCACAGTGTAGAAGACAAATCTGTTTGGCCACAAAAAACAGCTTGATCTTAAACTTCAGGAGATTTTGTGAACAGATTGTTGATAATGTGGGGTCCGCAGCACTGGTCTCGGGCGTGATAACGACTGCATGCGTTTCGCTTATGGCTTCGGCCTTATTTTCGTTAGGTGTGGCAGGCCAGGATATACTTGAAGTTATGGCCAAGCCTAGTGTACAGCTAGGATTATATGGGACAAAGCATTTTCCGTCCATCAGTATATCTGATGCATTGGATAAGAGTTTGATAAGCCCGCAGAGGTTTGTCTCTGTTACATGCTTCGTGCCATTATACACCATGTATATGAATTCTGCATTGCCGTTTGGCATACAGACTGATATGATGCTCATTATGCTATCGTATTCGTTGTTCAACGACCCTGATGGCTTAGTCGATACGATACCGTGCCGTATCTTAAGAAGACTGGCATTTATGAAGGTAGGTTTCAAAGCCCTTTATAATATAACCCTTAACCGAGCTTATTACAGATGGCATAAGACTATTCAACCTTGCTTCTTTGCTGATAAGATGTCGGCTGCAGACCTACAAAGAATTGAAGCTGAAATCGAACAAGATACTGAACGtgaaaatcaagaagaggCAGCGGAAATTAAAGACGCAACTTACCCCTTTGCTTTACGAATGTTTAGAAAGACGGGAAGATTTCTATCATCGATGGCCCATGATTGGTGGAGAGAGATGATTCTATGCTACACTGTGGATTTCTCCCGAATGTTTGGCTCAAGTTCTTTGTACAGACGTGTGTTATCtacatttcttcttcctagGGTTGGTGTGTTTGTCAGCACGAATCTTTTGGTACTAGTTCCGGGAATCAATGGTTTTCTCAGCAAGTTTAGTGACACTCCAGATGAAAGTCTTTTCTTAAGGAACATTCTTGGATGCGTCACAGTTGCCTTTGGAAGAGAGCTGTTGTCATTCTCCTTAAATTATTTTAGGTATAGACAGTTTCAAAGTATCGACGTCGATGCAGATCCTTCGGATTATTGGAAATATATGGCGGACGTATATCAGGACGGGAATTCTACGGCATCCACTGCTGACGATAATGCAGCTAACGTGTAA
- a CDS encoding uncharacterized protein (BUSCO:EOG09341BT3) → MEHPLSSTYGVRLGYFLQSADDYHRHRHRINKKLSKLRRSLEISTKDTKNYKEKEKISSITSENYDSSIRYGDVILYQVERDLLYAEETQLLLDVHMSKVKEKFLVSKYKKALLNAKRLLKIAEHETDDFRMLEILVYAAFASGFLSVSKKRWGFAKNAFSIARCSLQCLYEHQKLPSDLNKELYMDLIDKVVDPVLKVSTLEESGIRSPDLVLISRGQAAEFADKIPFLKKAVDIIRKIDATLVTISSEGEEKEMIKSITWYSYSAVIKSEDEARVVMKALEAEKNVDAGDASSYDPALIAFQDALSFHAQEMERAEVFASDEEKQEAHIILTYLKYNHILLRIRRDITLLEGINRKGNSKVTRVAVLDNIRDYLKILEGVNSSIEEIRELPGVSNDDELTGTLTSLDSYFKTVQMAKLARGYTAVQKCRESLALLQRAHQLIDSTSDFSGDLPGNLPSNRSLTDLKKEVNMKLRNAHVVTVYNDTTAAYLSKEFIIDNTNKFPEISAQNITEMIAPLDLSIEPVNVKPVLFDVAFNYINYKGEGSFTAAPGQEFTEEPEADSIDEEHKKKGGFFGFFSH, encoded by the coding sequence ATGGAGCATCCCCTTTCTTCCACATACGGTGTCCGGCTGGGCTACTTTCTTCAGTCTGCAGACGACTATCACCGTCATCGACACAGAATCAATAAGAAGTTGTCTAAACTACGTCGTAGCTTAGAGATTTCTACAAAGGATACTAAAAATTAtaaggaaaaggagaagatttctAGTATTACAAGTGAGAACTATGACTCCTCCATCAGGTATGGAGATGTAATTCTTTACCAGGTTGAGAGAGATTTATTGTACGCAGAGGAGACCCAGCTTCTTTTAGACGTTCACATGTCCAAAGTCAAAGAGAAGTTTTTAGTGTCCAAGTACAAGAAAGCGTTACTTAATGCCAAAAGATTATTGAAAATAGCTGAACATGAGACCGATGACTTCCGGATGTTGGAAATTCTTGTGTATGCTGCGTTTGCTAGTGGTTTCCTTTCCGTGAGCAAGAAAAGATGGGGTTTTGCTAAGAATGCGTTTTCCATCGCTAGATGCTCTCTACAATGCTTGTACGAACACCAGAAGTTACCTTCCGATCTCAATAAAGAATTGTATATGGATCTTATTGATAAAGTGGTGGATCCTGTTCTGAAAGTTTCTACATTAGAGGAATCTGGCATTCGTAGTCCCGACTTGGTTCTTATTTCGAGGGGCCAAGCCGCCGAATTTGCCGATAAGATTCCATTTCTAAAGAAAGCAGTGGATATTATCAGAAAAATAGACGCTACCCTTGTGACGATTTCTTctgaaggagaagagaaggagatgattAAATCAATTACATGGTATTCTTATAGCGCGGTGATCAAATCTGAAGACGAGGCTAGAGTCGTGATGAAAGCACTTGAGGCCGAAAAAAATGTCGATGCTGGTGATGCCTCTTCGTATGATCCAGCTTTAATTGCATTTCAGGATGCCTTGAGCTTTCATGCGCAAGAAATGGAGAGGGCTGAAGTGTTCGCTAGCGACgaagagaagcaggaagCGCATATCATTCTCACCTATTTGAAGTACAaccatattcttcttagaataagaagagatatcaCTCTTTTGGAAGGTATTAATAGGAAGGGTAATTCAAAGGTAACGAGAGTGGCTGTGTTGGATAATATCAGGGACtatttgaaaattttagaAGGCGTTAACAGTTCTATAGAAGAGATCCGAGAATTACCTGGTGTTTCCAACGATGATGAGCTTACAGGCACTTTGACTTCTTTGGACAGCTACTTCAAAACTGTTCAGATGGCCAAGCTTGCGCGTGGATATACAGCCGTACAGAAGTGCAGAGAATCATTAGCACTTCTTCAGAGGGCCCATCAGCTTATTGATTCGACATCTGACTTTAGTGGCGATCTTCCAGGCAATTTACCAAGCAACAGATCTCTTacagatttgaagaaggaggtgaaTATGAAGCTACGTAATGCTCACGTCGTTACTGTCTACAATGACACGACTGCTGCCTACTTAAGCAAGGAATTCATCATTGATAATACCAACAAGTTTCCCGAAATATCCGCTCAAAACATCACTGAAATGATTGCTCCCTTGGATCTCTCGATTGAGCCTGTTAATGTTAAGCCTGTTTTGTTTGATGTTGCATTCAATTATATTAACTATAAAGGAGAAGGCAGTTTTACAGCAGCTCCAGGACAGGAGTTCACTGAAGAACCCGAAGCGGATTCcatcgatgaagaacataagaagaaaggtGGATTTTTCGGATTTTTTAGCCATTAG